One region of Cyanobium sp. M30B3 genomic DNA includes:
- a CDS encoding gamma-glutamylcyclotransferase — MVAVYGTLKRGECNHRLLAASRWLGPVLISRLRLYSLGPYPMAVACDDPAATVAAELYAVSAAVLAQLDELEDHPREYERRQLPLADGRLAWVYLGRCGQVRGRPLLADGQWRGGG; from the coding sequence CTGGTGGCGGTGTACGGCACCCTCAAGCGCGGCGAGTGCAACCACCGGTTGCTGGCGGCCAGCCGCTGGCTGGGGCCGGTGCTGATCAGCCGGCTGCGGCTCTACAGCCTGGGCCCCTATCCGATGGCTGTGGCCTGCGACGACCCGGCGGCCACGGTGGCGGCGGAGCTGTATGCGGTTTCGGCAGCGGTGCTGGCCCAGCTGGATGAGCTGGAGGACCACCCGCGGGAATACGAGCGGCGGCAGCTGCCCCTCGCGGACGGCCGGCTGGCCTGGGTGTACCTGGGCCGCTGCGGCCAGGTGCGCGGTCGCCCCCTGCTGGCGGACGGCCAGTGGCGGGGCGGTGGCTGA